The nucleotide sequence GCTTTCTATCAGAGCAGCTTGCCGTGCAGTAGGAGCAGGATTGCTTGCAGCGGGAGTCTGTGGAGGATTGAGGGTGCGCACTGAGACAATGAATAGAAGAACGAGAACTGCCAATCCCAGGAGTGCCATTGAACCGCGGACGATTGAGGTGTGCATGCAAATAACCTCCCGCTGGGCGCTGGTATTTGGTGCCGAATGAATATTCAAATTCTATCATGATCTGGGGCACGCAGTCACCTACCTTAATCGCTGCAACTGAATTCCATCAGCGATGTGAGCAAATTTGTGGAATCCTGGTCGTGACTCAGATCCCCCATGCTCTCAAGCAGAAGTGCCGAGAGTTCGGGGTAGAGACAGTCAAGGTTTGCTCCAGTAGATATCGTCTCAGCAGCGCCTGCCGCTTGGGTGCGCCCAGGGTGCAGGTGCGTTCAGTTTTGCGGGAAAGCGTCCGTACCCTGCGCTCCCAAGTCCTGTAAATTCAATGTCTGCAATATCTTCTGGGGACTGTCACGCCGGAGGTCGCGAGTTCGATCCTCGCCAGCTCCACCAAATATTTCAATAAGTTACAGCTACAGGAAATTCCATAAAATCAGCAATTATTGATTTTGGTTCCATATTGGTTCCACCTTGCATGTTTTCGGTCCTGTTTCTAACACCGCCGCCAGGCCCTACTCCGCTTTTCTAGATGCTTGAATTCGGGCTCACCGCGCTTGCTCCGCAATTTGAACATGGCCAAGCTAAAGAGGATTGCCATGCCGCCGTCCAATACCTGCCAATAAAGTCGCGGCAGTGTAATCGGAGCCAGTGGGTTGAACAGGATGGCAATTCCGAGCATGATCCAGAACCAAGGGCTATTCTTTATCATGCTGGCCCGCAAGGTCAAATAGATGGCGCTTGCACAGACCACCAACCGCAGGAGGGTGTAGAAACCGTGGGGCCACGTTGCCAGGGTGGCTAAGAGTAGGACAATGATTGAGGTGAAGGTGGGCACCTTGGTCGGTTTGCTTTGCATTATAAGTGTTTGGATCGAGCGAGCAGCATTGATCAAGCCCAGGATGGACTTGTGACCGTTTCCATTGGAGCCCTTTTGAGAACCCTGAGGCATATTTAGCATGTCAGCGGAACAGCTTGGTTAATGCGTAATGGATGCCATAAATGCCAGTCTGCAACAGAGCGGCCAGCAATGGCAAACCACATCCGAATTTGAGCACTGCAACGCCACTGTGGGTTGTGGCGGAGTCCAGGCCCGAGAGTATCAGATAGGCTCGCGCCAGCCCGTTTTTCGTAATGGATAACGTAGCAAGAATCCCGGCCTGCAATATCAGTGCGACTAGGCTGAATCCCGCATATAATCTCAAGGCATACAAAAATGCCCATGCTGATTGAAGGGCAATGACGTTCAGGGCGAAGGGAATCCAAAGGTAATGGAACCACCTAATTCCGAAAAGCGTCCGAGGTCTTGAGTCGAAATGAAGCCCAAGCTCTTGCCCAATTGAAGAGCCTCTGATTCCGGCTTTAAAAGCGAAGAATGGGGTTGAGAGGCAGAGTGCTATTGCGAGAATGGAATTTTGAAGGGAAATATTATATGAATAGACCGGCTTCCCCAACAATCCCCCAAAGCCTATGGCTCCCCAGAGGAGTGATGCGGGTAGGGTTGCACAAATTGCCGCCAACGCCCCCTTTTCTCTGGCGACAACTCCTGCGAGAAATCCACCCCAGGCGATTGCCAGTATCGACGCAATACCCCGCAACAGCCAATGCCCACCCCAAAAGAACAGAAATGGACCCCATGTTTCCTCAGCGTTCTCATTGTCAAAAACCCTAACAGCACCATCATAAAGAGCACTCGACAAGAAGAAACCTGCAAGAAGCCCTACAATGACAGCGCCGGTCATCCGCCACTTGCCAGGGCGGTCAGCTTCAGCTGATGAGATATTGTGAGGGACTATCTCAGACTCCTGCCACATTTTGTCCGCCTCCTGTAAGAGAAGGCCTACTGTTACCCAGACTACTACTCTTGGTCTTCTGAATCCATCTCAATGTAAGGCTCATCGTCTGCGGTGTCGCCGATCCCTTGAGACTATTGGTACTGCATCGGAGGCGACGATGCAGAAGATGCGTATTGAGCTGGGCAAGCGGATCCGCGAACTGAGAAAGGCGCACGAATGGTCCCAGGAGGAACTTGGCGAACGCGCGGATCTCCATCCGACCGACGGCGGCGGGATCGAGCGGGGCGAAAGAAACGTTTCCTTCGATAACCTCTGCAGCTTGGCCGGCGCCTTCAACCTGACCCTCGCTCAGTTTTTCGACTTCCCCAAAACTGGCCAGAGAAAGCGAGATCTGCTGAGGGCGCAACTGATTGGCCTCATGCGAGACCAATCCGAGGCAGACCTTGAGCTGTTCCTCAGCATCGCCGATGCCGTTGACCGGTGGAAGTTACGGGACAATTAATCCTGTGTCCCCCTTTGCACGACAGCCAGAGACGCAGCTTCGGGGTGTGATGTTCCACAAGTGACCAAGCCCGTGGCGCAAATTAAGGCCCCCTCGGGATATACCGCCACGGTTGAGCGTCAAAACTTAGCAAATGTAAGCATTCTGGCCGCGCAGTTCCTTCCTCTTTGGGTGTATGATGGCGGCATCCTAGCATTTTGCCGAGAGTCGACAGAGAAACGCTCGACTAAGAGGGAGGGCCAATGGCTCTCAACTTCATTCGGGGATTTCGCAGGATCGGATGGGTAGTCGCCATTCCTGTAGCGCCCCTGATCGTGGGCAATGCATGAAATTTCCAGACTTCCTCAAAACATGTGTTAAGCACTTCGTCTTACCCGTACTTGCGCTTGTTTTTTACTTTGAGGTGCTGAGGAACGATTGGCACCTCCCGAATGGCAGGGCGCAGGTAATCGGGGGATCATGGGCGCGCTGGTGATGGCCCGCTGCATATGGATTGATAGTGGTAGGAGAATCAGGTGAGCCTTCCAACTCGTCACATGGGGTCGTTGGATCTGTCGTTATTCCGGCGATGATCATTCAAGGCATGACCCGCGTTGATGCTGGGAAGGGTTGGGATCTACTCTCAAGCGGGACAAGAACCGCAGGAGGTACCAAGGTGACTGAGAAGCAGATTCAGGCGCTCGCGGCAAGAATCTCAGAATTGAGAGACAGGATAGCACGTGTCCGCAAAAAGAATGAACCCATTGGAGAGGAGGACACGAAAAGGGTGTTTGTGAATCC is from Terriglobia bacterium and encodes:
- a CDS encoding helix-turn-helix domain-containing protein, with translation MQKMRIELGKRIRELRKAHEWSQEELGERADLHPTDGGGIERGERNVSFDNLCSLAGAFNLTLAQFFDFPKTGQRKRDLLRAQLIGLMRDQSEADLELFLSIADAVDRWKLRDN